In one window of Bizionia sp. M204 DNA:
- a CDS encoding glycosyltransferase: MKKIAVLLPCFNESSGIDILTNQLVTELEKLPFLFELIYIDDGSLDDTKARIQNLKIASPTINTVLLALKFNMGHQKAIQQGLIYAHSKNFDNVIIMDADGEDDPAAIQELLKHTDKDLVQVIRGKRNENWRFKFFYRLYQSLFKVVIGKRLNFGNFCMMSPKLVNTATENSFVHLAAFLDNQKCYKTQVKWDRNQRISGESKMGFKNLFYHAVNSFVENAQSLLFVFIKLCMFLILGILILTGFILYKKYVIDVAVPGWSSTLMATLFNSLLISIGVFVLGSLQLNILSKQTGHKKVAYFTESQIVENWKI; this comes from the coding sequence ATGAAAAAAATAGCCGTTCTTTTACCTTGTTTTAATGAAAGTTCAGGAATTGATATTCTTACTAATCAGCTTGTAACTGAATTAGAAAAACTTCCTTTTTTATTCGAACTGATTTATATTGATGATGGCTCACTTGATGATACTAAAGCACGAATTCAAAACCTAAAGATAGCGTCACCTACTATAAACACTGTGTTGCTAGCTTTGAAATTCAATATGGGACATCAAAAAGCTATTCAACAAGGACTCATTTACGCACATTCTAAAAATTTTGATAATGTAATAATCATGGATGCAGATGGTGAAGATGATCCTGCCGCTATACAAGAATTATTAAAACATACAGATAAGGATTTGGTACAGGTAATCCGCGGCAAGCGTAATGAAAACTGGCGCTTTAAATTCTTTTATCGCTTATATCAAAGCTTATTTAAAGTAGTTATTGGTAAACGCTTAAACTTTGGTAATTTCTGTATGATGAGTCCGAAACTGGTCAACACGGCTACGGAAAATTCTTTTGTGCATTTAGCGGCTTTTCTCGATAATCAGAAATGCTATAAAACACAAGTGAAGTGGGATAGGAATCAACGAATTTCGGGCGAATCTAAAATGGGTTTCAAAAACTTATTTTATCATGCCGTCAATTCCTTCGTGGAAAATGCTCAAAGCTTGCTTTTTGTGTTTATAAAACTTTGTATGTTTTTAATTTTAGGTATCCTTATTTTAACAGGCTTTATTCTCTATAAAAAATATGTGATTGATGTTGCTGTTCCTGGTTGGAGTAGTACCTTGATGGCAACGCTTTTTAATTCCTTATTAATAAGTATAGGTGTTTTTGTTTTAGGGTCGCTTCAATTAAATATTTTGAGCAAGCAAACCGGACATAAGAAGGTTGCCTATTTTACAGAATCTCAAATAGTAGAAAATTGGAAAATTTGA
- a CDS encoding glycosyltransferase family 39 protein → MIKDTNIIYISAFGLLVRMFIFFVFYTHVTIYPDSSGYIDLAQHISALSYSGYDGARTPGYALIIALSFGNLYGTVFYQFLFGILTAVLWYLLLQNLRFSKKQSLYITMFLQTFIHIYFFETAILMETFVLLLITLAFYLITLNKQTFAMHVILGLLFGYLVLTKPFYLYIPFLLYGFWFLQEPKNFKLLASRFIILVFPVLAYLGWSSVVEKHHGYFSSTTLMGVYISQNCVRFAEKSPDEFKWLSEPYVAYRDQAILENKDIAMSIWYAYDDGAYDKYHMEFSELSKALTEYAKVTIANNPMEYLHQVVFYSWRDFWNPTLYWNYNDFNFKYANKLFRGIWYIQEPIIYLFRIVFLLLVPVLIIKAIKNRTIDIGFIIMSVIFIASILQALLTYGTNNRFSFPFEFLIIISVLLYFKESDWWFLKPLINKFKF, encoded by the coding sequence ATGATAAAGGATACCAATATAATTTATATCAGTGCGTTTGGTTTACTGGTGCGTATGTTCATCTTTTTTGTGTTTTATACGCATGTTACTATCTATCCAGATAGCTCGGGCTATATTGATTTGGCCCAGCATATTTCTGCCTTAAGTTATTCGGGCTATGATGGTGCACGAACGCCAGGTTATGCATTAATTATAGCACTGTCCTTTGGAAATTTGTATGGTACTGTTTTTTATCAATTTCTATTTGGTATTTTAACAGCTGTTTTGTGGTATTTATTATTACAGAATTTAAGGTTTTCAAAAAAACAAAGTCTTTATATCACGATGTTTTTACAAACGTTTATTCATATTTACTTTTTTGAAACGGCCATTTTAATGGAAACCTTTGTCCTGTTATTAATCACGCTGGCTTTTTACTTAATTACCCTAAACAAGCAAACGTTTGCTATGCATGTGATACTGGGTTTACTATTTGGTTATTTGGTGCTTACCAAGCCATTTTATCTATATATTCCTTTTCTATTATACGGTTTTTGGTTTTTACAGGAGCCTAAAAATTTTAAATTATTAGCCTCGCGATTTATCATTTTAGTATTTCCTGTATTAGCGTATCTAGGATGGTCTTCGGTTGTAGAAAAACATCACGGTTATTTTTCTTCTACCACCTTAATGGGTGTTTATATCTCCCAGAATTGTGTGCGTTTTGCCGAAAAATCTCCCGATGAATTCAAATGGCTTTCAGAGCCTTATGTAGCCTATAGAGACCAAGCCATTCTAGAAAATAAAGACATTGCCATGTCCATTTGGTATGCTTATGACGATGGCGCCTATGATAAATACCATATGGAGTTTTCCGAATTATCCAAAGCGCTAACAGAATATGCTAAAGTTACCATTGCCAACAATCCCATGGAATACTTGCATCAAGTGGTTTTTTATTCTTGGCGCGATTTCTGGAACCCTACGCTTTATTGGAATTATAACGATTTCAATTTTAAATACGCCAACAAACTATTTCGAGGTATTTGGTATATTCAGGAACCTATTATATATCTATTCCGAATTGTTTTTTTACTCTTAGTGCCAGTATTAATTATAAAAGCCATTAAAAATAGAACAATAGATATCGGTTTTATAATAATGTCTGTTATATTTATAGCGTCCATACTTCAAGCACTATTAACTTATGGTACCAATAATAGATTCAGTTTTCCTTTTGAATTTTTAATTATTATTAGTGTGTTGTTGTATTTTAAAGAAAGCGATTGGTGGTTCTTGAAACCGCTTATAAATAAATTTAAATTTTGA
- a CDS encoding GNAT family N-acetyltransferase has translation MTDSHLNNSTYAVQFYEPSFYSQWNKLVYNSKNGTFLFHRDFIDYHQDRFQDASVIIFKNDKPIAVFPANKVEKTIFSHQGLTYGGLVYSAKLKFHAVLEIFKSLLLFFESEGFNTLQIKQLPAIYSSIPSDESNYLMFLMEAKLIRRDMLSVVKLSEEVAFSKDRKDGVKRGVKNQLVVKNDNLFDDFWNTILIPNLEEKHDAKPVHSLNEIKLLQERFPNNIKQFNVYRNNELVAGTTIFITDQVAHSQYISGNADKNQLGSLDFLHDFLLKTAFKNKPFFDFGISNENQGKQVNSGLLYWKEGFGARSMTQDFYSVPVCNHVKLNNVML, from the coding sequence TTGACCGATAGCCATTTAAATAATTCTACATATGCTGTTCAGTTTTACGAACCGTCTTTTTATTCTCAATGGAATAAATTGGTTTATAATTCTAAAAATGGTACGTTTTTATTCCATCGGGATTTTATAGACTATCATCAAGATCGTTTTCAGGATGCGTCTGTAATTATATTTAAAAATGATAAACCTATTGCCGTTTTTCCAGCTAATAAAGTAGAAAAAACAATTTTTAGTCATCAAGGGTTAACCTATGGAGGTTTGGTATATAGTGCCAAATTAAAATTTCATGCGGTTTTAGAAATTTTTAAAAGTCTTCTTCTGTTTTTCGAATCTGAAGGGTTTAATACATTGCAAATTAAACAATTGCCTGCCATATATTCAAGTATTCCAAGCGATGAAAGTAACTACCTCATGTTTTTAATGGAAGCCAAATTAATCAGGCGTGATATGCTTTCAGTTGTGAAACTTTCTGAAGAAGTAGCATTTTCAAAAGACCGAAAGGATGGCGTAAAACGTGGTGTTAAAAATCAATTAGTCGTTAAAAATGACAATCTTTTTGATGATTTTTGGAATACCATTCTTATACCGAATTTGGAAGAAAAGCATGACGCGAAACCAGTTCATTCATTAAACGAAATTAAATTATTACAAGAGCGTTTTCCTAATAATATTAAGCAATTCAACGTTTATAGAAATAATGAATTGGTTGCTGGAACCACGATTTTTATAACAGATCAGGTAGCACATTCGCAATATATTTCGGGGAATGCGGATAAAAATCAATTAGGGAGTTTGGATTTTTTACATGACTTTCTTTTGAAAACTGCCTTTAAAAATAAACCATTTTTCGACTTTGGTATTTCTAACGAAAATCAAGGTAAACAGGTGAATTCTGGATTACTCTATTGGAAAGAAGGATTTGGAGCTCGTAGTATGACACAAGATTTTTATTCGGTACCCGTGTGTAATCATGTAAAACTAAATAACGTGATGCTATGA
- the typA gene encoding translational GTPase TypA, translating into MAQIKNIAIIAHVDHGKTTLVDKIMYHCQLFRENENTGDLILDNNDLERERGITITSKNVSVIYKGTKINIIDTPGHADFGGEVERVLNMADGVCLLVDAFEGPMPQTRFVLQKAIDLGLKPCVVINKVDKENCTPDEVHEKVFDLMFELGAEEWQLDFPTVYGSAKNNWMSDDWKVETDNIEPLLDMVIEHIPAPKIPEGNTQMLITSLDFSSFTGRIAIGRLTRGELKVGQNISLVKRDGSIVKNRIKELHVFEGVGRKKVEEVQVGDICAIVGLEGFEIGDTVADAENPEGLKTIAIDEPTMSMLFTINDSPFFGQDGKFVTSRHIKDRLFKELEKNLALRVEETDSADKFMVFGRGVLHLSVLIETMRREGYELQIGQPQVIIKVIDGVKCEPVEEMTIDLPEHVSGKAIEMVTMRKGEMTSMEAKGDRMVCQFIVPSRGIIGLRNQLLTATAGEAIMAHRFKEYQPLKGGIPERQNGSLVSMEKGQAIPYSIDKLQDRGKFFVDPGEDIYEGQVIGENSRGDDMAINVTKTKKLSNVRSSGADDKAKIVPAIKFSLEEALEYIQKDEYVEVTPNHIRLRKIYLTEVERKRNKNF; encoded by the coding sequence ATGGCTCAAATAAAAAACATTGCAATCATTGCTCACGTCGATCACGGTAAAACTACCTTGGTGGATAAAATTATGTACCACTGTCAATTGTTTCGTGAAAACGAAAATACAGGTGATTTAATATTAGATAATAATGATTTAGAACGTGAACGTGGAATTACTATTACATCTAAAAACGTATCGGTAATTTATAAAGGCACAAAAATTAATATTATTGATACACCTGGTCACGCCGATTTTGGTGGTGAAGTGGAACGTGTTTTAAACATGGCTGATGGTGTTTGCTTATTAGTTGATGCTTTTGAAGGTCCAATGCCTCAAACGCGTTTTGTGTTGCAGAAAGCTATCGATTTAGGTTTAAAGCCTTGCGTAGTTATTAATAAAGTAGATAAAGAAAACTGTACACCAGATGAGGTGCATGAAAAAGTATTCGATCTTATGTTCGAATTAGGTGCAGAGGAGTGGCAGTTAGATTTTCCAACCGTTTACGGTTCAGCTAAAAATAACTGGATGAGTGACGACTGGAAAGTTGAAACAGATAATATAGAGCCATTATTAGATATGGTTATTGAGCATATTCCAGCGCCAAAAATTCCAGAAGGAAACACACAAATGTTAATTACATCTTTAGATTTTTCGTCTTTCACCGGTCGAATAGCTATTGGTCGTTTAACACGTGGTGAACTTAAAGTTGGTCAGAATATTTCGTTAGTAAAAAGAGACGGAAGCATTGTGAAAAACAGAATTAAGGAGTTACATGTTTTTGAAGGTGTAGGTCGTAAAAAAGTAGAAGAAGTTCAAGTAGGTGATATTTGTGCTATTGTAGGACTTGAAGGTTTTGAAATTGGCGATACGGTTGCAGATGCTGAAAACCCAGAAGGTTTAAAAACAATTGCTATTGATGAACCAACAATGAGTATGTTATTTACAATTAATGATTCGCCATTTTTTGGTCAGGATGGTAAATTTGTAACGTCTCGTCATATTAAAGACCGTTTATTTAAAGAACTAGAGAAAAATTTAGCATTACGTGTTGAAGAAACGGATAGTGCAGATAAATTTATGGTTTTTGGTCGTGGTGTATTACACTTATCGGTATTAATAGAAACCATGCGTCGTGAAGGTTATGAGCTTCAAATTGGTCAACCACAAGTAATTATCAAGGTAATTGATGGTGTAAAATGTGAGCCAGTTGAAGAAATGACAATTGATTTACCAGAACATGTTTCAGGGAAAGCTATTGAAATGGTAACCATGCGTAAAGGTGAAATGACTAGTATGGAAGCTAAAGGCGACCGTATGGTTTGTCAGTTTATTGTACCATCTCGTGGAATTATTGGTTTACGTAACCAATTATTAACAGCTACAGCGGGTGAAGCTATTATGGCACACCGTTTTAAAGAATACCAACCGTTAAAAGGTGGTATTCCAGAACGTCAAAATGGTTCATTAGTATCTATGGAAAAAGGTCAAGCAATTCCTTACTCTATTGATAAATTACAAGATCGTGGTAAGTTTTTCGTCGATCCAGGTGAAGATATTTACGAAGGTCAAGTAATTGGTGAAAACTCACGTGGTGACGATATGGCCATTAACGTAACAAAAACCAAGAAGTTAAGTAACGTTCGTAGTTCTGGTGCTGATGATAAAGCCAAGATTGTTCCGGCAATAAAGTTCTCTTTAGAAGAAGCTTTAGAATATATCCAGAAAGATGAGTATGTTGAGGTTACACCAAACCATATTCGTTTGCGTAAAATTTACTTAACAGAAGTTGAAAGAAAACGTAATAAGAATTTCTAA
- a CDS encoding O-antigen translocase — protein sequence MLVKIISGFLTSKVIALFVGLEGMALIGNLRNFLSSVQAVSTLGLYNGVVKYVAEFKENTLELSKTISTVFYSGFIATIIVSFFCYYNAESINDSVFAYYNDYAYVIRIMAIALPFYALNMFIFGILNGFSKYKILIVINIIGQIFGLSITILLIYKERLDGALISVVISESLLFFITLVGIANRRSLAGLIQVKHISLDYVKKLSSYSVMAIFSAFLLPIVAIAIRNYITDTVGLREAGMWESMNRISRYYLMFVSSLLTLYILPRFSEIDNKKEFRAEVFNFYKTIIPIFAGGLLVIYLLRHIIVLVLFTEEFKPVADLFLWQLLGDFVKVLSIVIAYQFLAKKMFWHYIITEAFSVAILYFMSIYFIDIYGVKGANIAHFASYVLYYGLILLIFSSSLFGVISEDENELDS from the coding sequence ATGTTAGTTAAAATCATTTCTGGGTTTTTAACCTCCAAAGTGATTGCTTTATTTGTTGGATTAGAAGGAATGGCTTTAATTGGGAACTTGCGTAATTTTTTAAGCTCGGTTCAAGCGGTTTCTACATTGGGTTTGTATAATGGCGTGGTAAAATATGTTGCCGAATTCAAAGAGAATACTTTGGAGCTTAGTAAAACAATTTCCACCGTTTTCTATTCCGGTTTTATTGCGACCATAATCGTATCTTTTTTCTGTTACTATAATGCGGAATCCATTAATGATTCTGTCTTTGCCTATTATAATGACTACGCTTATGTAATCCGGATTATGGCCATTGCTTTGCCATTTTATGCCTTAAACATGTTCATTTTTGGAATCCTGAATGGCTTTTCAAAATATAAAATACTGATTGTTATTAATATTATTGGACAGATTTTTGGGCTTTCCATAACCATTCTATTAATATATAAAGAGCGCTTGGATGGTGCTTTGATTTCGGTTGTTATCTCTGAATCCTTGTTATTCTTTATTACCTTGGTTGGTATTGCTAACAGGCGTAGTTTGGCAGGATTAATCCAGGTGAAACATATTAGTTTAGATTATGTGAAAAAATTGAGTTCTTATTCTGTGATGGCTATTTTTTCTGCCTTTTTACTGCCAATTGTAGCCATTGCCATTCGGAATTATATAACAGATACGGTTGGATTAAGAGAAGCCGGTATGTGGGAATCTATGAACCGAATTTCTCGATATTACTTAATGTTCGTATCCTCTTTATTGACCCTTTATATTTTACCAAGATTTTCTGAAATTGATAATAAAAAAGAATTTAGAGCCGAAGTTTTCAATTTCTATAAAACTATTATTCCCATTTTTGCTGGCGGATTATTAGTGATTTATTTATTGCGCCATATTATAGTTTTGGTACTTTTTACTGAAGAGTTCAAACCCGTAGCCGATTTATTCTTGTGGCAATTATTAGGCGATTTCGTAAAAGTACTTTCCATTGTAATTGCGTATCAGTTTTTAGCAAAAAAAATGTTCTGGCATTATATTATAACCGAAGCTTTTTCAGTGGCGATTTTATATTTTATGAGTATTTACTTTATTGATATTTATGGTGTAAAAGGTGCTAATATTGCACACTTTGCATCCTATGTTTTATATTACGGATTGATATTGCTTATTTTTAGTTCATCATTGTTTGGTGTGATTTCTGAAGATGAAAATGAATTAGATTCTTAA
- a CDS encoding glycosyltransferase family 2 protein, whose product MSEKIELSIVMPCLNEAETLEICIRKAQSFLIKNHVRGEIIIADNGSTDGSQNIANLLNAQIVTILEKGYGSALRGGIKAASGKYIIMADADDSYDFESLLPFLTTLRSGSDFVIGNRFKGGIEKGAMPFLHKYLGNPVLSFLGRLFFRIEIGDFHCGLRGFSKEAYLKMNLKTTGMEFASEMIVKSKLNNLSMVEVPTKLHQDGRTRPPHLNTWRDGWRHLRFLLLYSPTWLFLIPGITLMVLGFCVSVLLIIQPVIIKHIMLDIHTLLYSSSMILIGFQFFVFYALTKIYAVENGLLLKSNRYNKLFKYLNLETGLITGGVFLIIGITLSFYGFSIWKDTHFGNLNPSHTFRIIIPAVFTILFGMQIIFFSLFFSILGLKNNPN is encoded by the coding sequence ATGTCAGAGAAAATTGAATTATCTATTGTAATGCCTTGCCTAAATGAGGCGGAAACTTTAGAGATTTGTATTAGAAAAGCACAAAGTTTTTTAATAAAAAATCATGTGCGTGGTGAAATTATAATTGCTGATAATGGTAGTACTGATGGTTCACAAAATATTGCTAATTTACTTAATGCCCAAATAGTAACTATATTAGAAAAAGGTTATGGAAGTGCTCTTCGTGGTGGCATCAAGGCTGCATCTGGCAAATACATTATAATGGCAGATGCAGATGATAGTTATGACTTTGAATCGCTTTTACCATTTTTAACAACCTTAAGATCTGGTTCAGATTTTGTTATAGGAAATCGGTTTAAAGGCGGAATTGAAAAAGGTGCCATGCCATTTTTACATAAATATTTGGGGAATCCTGTTCTCTCCTTTTTGGGTAGATTGTTTTTTAGAATTGAAATAGGCGACTTCCATTGTGGTTTACGCGGGTTTTCAAAAGAAGCATACCTTAAGATGAATTTAAAAACTACTGGAATGGAATTTGCTTCAGAAATGATAGTTAAATCCAAACTCAATAATCTTTCAATGGTGGAAGTTCCTACAAAACTACATCAGGATGGTAGAACAAGACCACCACATTTGAATACATGGCGAGATGGCTGGCGTCATCTTCGTTTTTTATTATTGTACAGCCCAACTTGGTTGTTTTTAATCCCTGGAATTACGTTAATGGTTTTAGGTTTTTGCGTGTCCGTATTATTAATAATTCAACCAGTAATTATAAAACATATTATGCTGGACATACATACCCTTTTGTATTCATCTAGCATGATTCTTATTGGGTTTCAATTTTTTGTTTTTTATGCACTTACCAAAATATACGCCGTTGAAAATGGATTACTACTAAAAAGCAATCGCTACAACAAACTATTTAAATATTTGAATCTAGAAACAGGACTGATAACTGGTGGCGTATTTCTAATAATTGGAATTACATTGAGCTTTTATGGATTTTCTATTTGGAAAGACACCCATTTTGGCAACTTAAATCCATCTCATACATTCCGGATAATAATACCTGCAGTATTCACTATATTATTTGGTATGCAGATTATATTTTTCAGTTTATTTTTTAGTATCCTAGGTTTAAAAAATAATCCAAATTAA
- a CDS encoding DegT/DnrJ/EryC1/StrS aminotransferase family protein, whose translation MIKFLDLPAINARYEAAFQEKFQQFLKNGSYILGPEVDAFETRFSQYCGTKYTIGISNGLDALILIFKAYMALGKLKPGDEVIVPANTFIASVLAIIHADLKPIFVEPDPETYNIDVSKIETHISSKTRAILVVHLYGQLANMDGINNLAKNHNLLVVEDAAQAQGAKYSNGKRAGNLADAAAFSFYPGKNLGALGDAGAVTTNNKALAKAISELRNYGSEKKYVNTRVGYNKRLDALQAAFLNIKLPDLDADNNERRRVANQYLKGVKNPKIKLPFYDGSENHVFHVFVVQVEDRALFVNYLQSHNVETLIHYPIPPHKQTALHNYAHLKLPITETIHNNVVSIPMSPILSDSDVIKIINILNTY comes from the coding sequence ATGATAAAATTTCTAGATCTTCCAGCAATAAATGCACGTTATGAAGCAGCATTTCAAGAAAAATTTCAGCAATTTTTAAAAAATGGCAGCTACATTCTTGGTCCTGAAGTTGATGCCTTTGAAACGCGTTTTTCACAATATTGTGGTACCAAATATACCATAGGCATCAGTAATGGATTGGATGCTTTAATTTTAATTTTTAAGGCCTACATGGCATTAGGGAAATTAAAACCTGGTGATGAAGTTATCGTACCTGCAAATACGTTTATAGCGAGTGTTTTAGCCATTATTCATGCCGACTTAAAGCCTATTTTTGTTGAGCCAGATCCAGAAACTTACAACATTGATGTTTCTAAAATTGAAACACACATTTCATCAAAAACAAGAGCTATTTTGGTCGTGCATTTATATGGTCAATTGGCCAATATGGACGGCATAAATAATCTAGCTAAAAATCATAATTTACTGGTTGTGGAAGATGCTGCTCAAGCGCAAGGAGCAAAATATTCCAACGGAAAAAGAGCAGGAAATTTGGCAGATGCAGCTGCGTTTAGCTTTTATCCAGGAAAAAATTTGGGTGCATTAGGTGATGCTGGCGCAGTAACAACAAACAATAAGGCATTAGCAAAGGCTATTTCTGAATTGCGAAATTATGGCTCTGAAAAAAAATATGTAAATACACGTGTTGGTTATAATAAACGTTTAGATGCCCTTCAAGCTGCTTTTTTAAATATTAAATTACCAGATTTAGATGCTGATAATAACGAAAGACGCCGAGTAGCAAATCAGTATTTGAAAGGTGTTAAAAACCCAAAAATAAAACTGCCATTCTATGACGGTTCTGAAAATCATGTATTTCATGTGTTTGTGGTTCAGGTAGAAGATAGAGCTTTGTTTGTAAACTATTTGCAGTCACATAATGTGGAAACCCTAATCCATTACCCAATTCCACCGCATAAGCAAACGGCATTACATAACTATGCGCATTTAAAATTACCCATTACAGAAACTATACATAACAATGTGGTTAGTATTCCCATGAGCCCAATTCTGTCAGATTCTGATGTGATAAAAATTATTAACATCCTAAACACCTACTAA
- a CDS encoding phytanoyl-CoA dioxygenase family protein → MNTKTCHIYIDDKPYEFNVKGAFFWGKEELLYNKTNSVLSKMPWEHEGYKVVGAFINDEFSRLKESLTQNIIKAIKANNISLDENTFTLAKYHEIVNTDELHNQVINITRNLENEDFDFNIDALAERFGAILGYKLTSWVEELQKSHIQIRISRPNSLDINPPHRDGYLSYWEDIINVWIPIEGCNENSSLPVFPGSHLIPENNILRTASKGAEINGNIYYVPCILETKTGTIKMTRPNPKPGDALIFTPFLIHGAAVNNNKDITRVSLELRFPRV, encoded by the coding sequence ATGAATACAAAAACCTGTCATATATATATTGATGATAAACCTTATGAGTTTAATGTAAAGGGTGCGTTTTTTTGGGGAAAAGAAGAATTGCTTTATAATAAAACAAATAGTGTTTTATCAAAAATGCCTTGGGAGCATGAAGGGTATAAAGTTGTTGGTGCTTTTATAAATGATGAATTTTCAAGATTGAAAGAATCTCTAACTCAAAACATAATTAAGGCTATAAAAGCAAATAATATTTCGTTGGATGAAAACACCTTTACACTAGCTAAATACCATGAAATAGTAAACACAGATGAATTACACAACCAAGTAATTAACATCACTAGAAATTTAGAAAACGAAGATTTCGACTTTAATATTGATGCGCTAGCAGAACGTTTTGGAGCAATTTTAGGTTATAAATTAACATCATGGGTTGAAGAACTCCAAAAATCGCATATCCAAATCAGGATAAGCAGACCGAATTCTTTAGATATAAATCCACCTCACAGAGATGGTTACTTAAGCTATTGGGAAGATATTATAAATGTATGGATTCCAATTGAAGGCTGTAATGAAAACTCATCCTTACCTGTTTTTCCAGGCAGCCATTTAATTCCAGAGAATAACATTTTAAGAACCGCGAGTAAAGGTGCCGAAATTAATGGTAATATATATTATGTGCCATGTATATTGGAAACCAAAACCGGAACTATTAAAATGACAAGACCAAACCCAAAACCGGGAGACGCTTTAATTTTTACGCCTTTTTTAATTCATGGTGCAGCCGTAAATAATAATAAGGATATAACTAGAGTATCTTTGGAGTTGCGTTTTCCGAGAGTTTAG
- a CDS encoding glycosyltransferase — protein sequence MKILLLGEYNSSHYTLKEGLEKLGHEVLVVGHGDGFKKRKVDIKYTLKYTEGFFGKLKSVLFRLFGLDITSMDVNRQFDTFKDQLTGFDVVQLINEAAFNTTPKVEKRLLKFIFENNKNVFLMSCGTDYVSVKYAFEKKFKYSILTPYFENKGSKKDFWHALMHLTKPYVDLHEYVYKNIKGVLASDLDYHIPLIGNKKYLGMMPNPINLEKLDYIDLKVTDKIVIFHGINQKNYYKKGNDIFEAALNILKKNHADKIDIITVRSLPYDAYIKAFDTAHILLDQVFAYDQGFNALEAMAKGKVVFTGAEQEWLDYYNIEADTIAINAEPDAEKIAKKLEWLVLHPEKISEISKNARAFIEKEHHYVDVAKLYLETWESKLSENATPKIL from the coding sequence ATGAAAATCTTATTATTAGGAGAATACAACTCTTCACACTATACTTTAAAAGAAGGTTTGGAAAAACTGGGCCATGAGGTATTGGTTGTTGGACATGGTGATGGTTTCAAGAAAAGAAAAGTAGACATAAAATACACCTTAAAATACACTGAAGGTTTTTTTGGTAAGCTTAAATCTGTATTGTTTAGATTATTTGGTTTAGATATAACATCCATGGATGTAAATAGGCAGTTTGATACTTTTAAAGACCAATTAACAGGTTTTGATGTTGTTCAATTAATAAATGAAGCGGCTTTTAATACGACACCTAAAGTAGAAAAACGTTTATTAAAGTTCATTTTTGAAAATAACAAAAACGTTTTTTTAATGTCCTGTGGTACCGACTATGTGAGCGTAAAATATGCTTTTGAAAAAAAATTCAAATACTCGATATTGACGCCATATTTTGAGAATAAAGGCTCTAAAAAAGATTTCTGGCATGCGCTCATGCACCTAACAAAACCTTATGTAGACTTGCATGAATACGTGTATAAAAACATTAAAGGTGTACTGGCTAGCGATTTGGATTACCACATTCCTTTAATAGGAAATAAAAAATATTTGGGCATGATGCCTAACCCTATAAATTTAGAAAAATTAGATTATATCGATTTAAAAGTAACCGATAAAATTGTCATTTTTCATGGTATCAATCAAAAGAATTATTACAAAAAAGGCAATGATATTTTTGAAGCTGCTTTGAACATTTTAAAGAAAAACCATGCCGATAAAATTGATATTATAACCGTAAGAAGCTTACCTTATGATGCGTATATAAAAGCTTTTGATACAGCACATATTTTATTAGACCAAGTATTTGCTTATGACCAAGGTTTTAATGCGTTGGAAGCTATGGCAAAAGGTAAAGTCGTATTTACAGGTGCAGAACAAGAATGGTTAGATTATTATAATATTGAAGCAGATACGATTGCCATTAATGCGGAACCTGATGCTGAAAAAATTGCAAAAAAATTAGAATGGTTGGTATTACATCCTGAAAAAATTTCAGAAATCTCCAAAAACGCTCGAGCTTTTATTGAAAAAGAACATCATTATGTTGATGTTGCAAAACTGTATTTAGAAACGTGGGAATCTAAACTCTCGGAAAACGCAACTCCAAAGATACTCTAG